Within the Metasolibacillus fluoroglycofenilyticus genome, the region AACGTACATAAAATGTACAGGGGTGAGTAATATTGAAATAGAATGATTATAAATTAAATGGTTTAGATTTACAACTACTGTTTCTAATTCGCAATGAATTAAAAATGAAATAGACAATAATGCATACAAAGCGATAAAGGAATCGGAGTTTTTAAATCACTTACAAGACGATCCGATTTTGTACATCACTTTGATGTGGCTTATTGGGTAGATTATATTATTGAACGATTTCAACAATCAGTAGCATTTTAGAAAATGAATTGATAGCTTTTTTTTATAAAAAATACGTGGTTATATTTTTATGATTGTATATAGTTTTATCAAAATTAAATATAACTCTAGGGGAGCTATTGTGTATTACAAATAACTATAAACTAACGGAAAAAGAAAAGATTAGCCGTGACTTTTTTGAAATCTCCTCTGTAGATTTAGTAAATTTAGAAAAGATATCAAATGAAGCACAGGTGTACTTAAAATCATACGATGATGATACTATTCGAAATATTCTTTATCCTTGAGAATCATATGTAACATTAATTAAAACATATGATTTTAAGCAAGCTAGTGCGTTTGCTGCTGAAATATGGAATAAATTATCGAAACGTAACGAACTTTAAGTAAAGGATTTATATTTTTTAAATGCTACTCTTTTTATGTTGCCATTAGAAGTAGTATATGAATTAAGGAATATAATGGAGAAGTAAATTACCCGTTATAATGGTTTATTCAAATTGAAGAAAATACAAATTAATCTAAGTATGAATATAACATTTTTATTGATGAATAAAAGCTGTTTTGAAGAGGCATTGAAGGAACTAGAGTCCATAGAAAATGTTTTGAAAGAAGAAAAAGCTTATGAGCAATTGGGAGTTTACTATATAAGAAAAGCACTTTGTTTAAATAAATTGAATCAAGAAGGCAATCACTGGATTGAAAAAGGAAAATTACTATTGTCTGCGATTGAAGATATTGATTTATTGGAAAGGGTAGGATTAGAAATTGAAAAACGGAATAATTAAATGTTAGCAGTCATTGAATTAATTAAGCATTATTGCGGGAACTGAATCATCTGTGATTTTATATATGTAAAAAGACCTTATAATAACTAGGTGATAATAAAACATAGCCCTATATTTTTTATTTATTACTATTCTAATAACGCCCCAACGATTGATAGCAGAATCGTTGGGGCGTTATAAATATTATTGCTAACACAATCTCATAACAAATACTCAAAAAATTAGGATATTCATAGCGATTAGCTTAATATGATTAACACGTTAAAACTATTTAATAAATGCTGGATAAAAATATTTTTAAATTCCTCCAATAACGTCCCAAATAGCTAAGAAAATTTGTAGCATAGTTATCGTTCCTCCTAAAAGTTTTTATACTTTTAATATATGGATAATTTTTGTATTATGATTTTATGTAAAGTATTGTTGACATAAATTATTGGAGGTATGATTTTAGGTGGATAGTGTTGGTCAAACAATAAGAAAAATAAGATTATCTAAAAAAATATCATCGGAAGCACTTTATGGAGGGCTTTTATCGCGACAAGCTCGAAGTAAGTTTGAAAAAGGAGAAAGCGATACTACAGTTAGTAAATTTTTCATGTTGCTGGATCGTTTAAATCTTTCTTTAGATGAGTTTTATGTAGCATTAACACAAAAGGAAAGTGTAGAATTTCATTTATTTAGTAATATAGCATTAACTTTTTATAAAAAAGACATAGACGGTTTGAAGCTATTGATAAAAAAGTTGAATAACGAACATGAGAGAACAAATAATATTAAGTACCAACATTATGAAATAATGGTGCAAAATATGCTTAATATATTAGAAGGTAAGCCACAGTCTATAGAGTTTGCGAAATTAAGTGATTACTTAGCGAATTGTGATTCTTGGGGGTATTATGAAATAATGCTTTTTTCTAACTCAATTGATTATTTTACAAAGGAGCTAATTAATATTGTTTTTAAGCGTGTAAAAAATACAATAGTTAAGTTCCAATTGTTAAGAAGGTATAGAAATGAGTATTCAATGCTGTTGCTAAATATTATTAATAAAGGATTACTTGATTTTGATTTCTCATTTGCTCTTAAGTATTTTGAAGAGTATGAGTTGCTGGCTGAACCTTTACAGAATGATATGTATTACCAGACCATGAGAAAATTTTTCTATGAGATTATTTGTGCATGTACAAATAAAGACCATTCTACTCATGAGTTAGAAAAAATTATAGAGTATTTAGGATATTTCAATATGAAAAATAAACAAAAGCAATGTATTGAGCTTTTAGAGAGGCTACACTTCCATGTAGAGAAAATTAATAATGAGAAAAGGGGCATTTTCTTTGAAGTCACTAAAAGCTAACATATTTTATAGCCTTCACGTACCTAATATGCAGTAATTCATAATAAATTTATCGCAAAGAAACCTTTAAAATATCTTTTTCAGAAGGCCCTATGCCGTTATATTTGCTTTGGATTTAGTGTCAAGTATTGTGGACATTTTATACAGAATAATAGGTAGATGGTAGCGTAGTATTAGAGATTCATATATAGAGTACATGTATGAACATAATGTAATTAATACGCAAAATTTCTTTTAAAATGGGGGCAATACATTGAGTAATTTAGCTATTTTTAAAGACGAAATCAAAGATTTGATAGATGATTATATGAATGCGATTGATTCAGCAATTAAAACGAAAATAGAAATATTTGAAGAAGGGCAGAAAAAAGTAGTAAAAAAGGTAATTTCTCAACCAGCAAATGAAGAAGATATAGTGGCGGAGGAAAATGCCTTAAATACTTCGTTGTTTTATGATGGAAAGCTAGTGTTGGATAAGGAATATACGATAAATATTACGTTTTATGGACTTGCTGATAAATATGCTGAGTTTATGCAAAACAGAAGGGATTATTCAATTATTCATTTTATAATACATACTATTTTTAAAGAAATTATCCCTAAGGAAAAGAAAGGGGTATTTGAGCGAGTTTTTAGGAGAATTGAGGAACTGAAGAAAGAAGATGTGCATATTCGATTGAATTACATAGCTGGCAGTTTTTTTAATGAAATAATATCTAATTTAGATATCATTGAAAAAGATGAAAAAAATGATAGTGTCCTGTTGATGAGGGACTTAGATAATATATCAACATTAAACTACGAAGGGGCAAAAGTCACTGCTAAATTAATCGTAATTTCTGAAAAGATTAAAGAAAAATATATTAATTTTATTGTTAAATTGCAAACACCAATTCCTTATTCTTCTTATCGAACTGCTCGAAAACTTTTGGAGCTTTCAGGGGACGGAATTTTTGTCATTGGAAATCATCGAATGATTTTTGGGCTAGGTAAGTTGAAAAATTTTAGTGAAGCAAATCGACAAAATGTAGAAGGGCAAATGTTGATTGTTGATTTTCTGAATTCGCTTAATTATAAAATCAGTTTCATTAATTTTATTTCAGAGGAGATTTCTACAACTGTTAAAGATACAGAGGCTATACGGTGGAGTTATGAGGAAAGCTTGATATTCGGATTTCAAAATAAAAACTTATTTTTGAGAGAGAGCGAGTTTCCAGAAAAAGAGCTCAAATTATCACTAAGTAGAACATTTCAAAAGTTCCTTGAAGAAGAAGGGAAGGAATACGGTATCGTTGTAGACAGTATGATTGATATCGTAAGGCTTGCTGCTAAGCAGAAGAAAGGAACAACAGTTGTTGTAACAAAGCCCGAAACGGCATTAAAGGAAATAAAAAGGCTGTCTGGTCAAGGGATTCAAATTCATAAAATCAATTTTTTGAATATAGATTCTGAAGAGGAAAAAGAGATATTGATTAATCGCTTAACAAGTATTGATGGAGCAATTTATTTAGATATATATGGTTCTTGTTATGCAGTAGGTATGATTTTAGATGGGCTCGCAGTCGAAGGAAAAGGAAATAGCTCAAGGGGAGCAAGGTATAATTCAGCTATACGTTATCAAAATTTAAAAAATGAAAGTGTTATAATCGTTATTTCAGAGGATGGCATGGTTGATATTATTGATAGGAAAAGCATGCTAGAAGATAATAAATATAAGCAACCGATTGAGAAAGTTGAAGAACTAGTTATTAAAGAGAACTGGATAACTTATCAAAATAAATCTCGCATTGACTATTTAGAAGGTAATTTTGATGCTGCACTGCAATCTATTAATAAAGCGATTGAATTAAATATAAATGATGCTTTTAGCTATAATTTGCGCGGAAGTATTTATACAGGTTTAAAAGATTATGGGGAGGCTATC harbors:
- a CDS encoding helix-turn-helix domain-containing protein, with the translated sequence MDSVGQTIRKIRLSKKISSEALYGGLLSRQARSKFEKGESDTTVSKFFMLLDRLNLSLDEFYVALTQKESVEFHLFSNIALTFYKKDIDGLKLLIKKLNNEHERTNNIKYQHYEIMVQNMLNILEGKPQSIEFAKLSDYLANCDSWGYYEIMLFSNSIDYFTKELINIVFKRVKNTIVKFQLLRRYRNEYSMLLLNIINKGLLDFDFSFALKYFEEYELLAEPLQNDMYYQTMRKFFYEIICACTNKDHSTHELEKIIEYLGYFNMKNKQKQCIELLERLHFHVEKINNEKRGIFFEVTKS
- a CDS encoding tetratricopeptide repeat protein translates to MSNLAIFKDEIKDLIDDYMNAIDSAIKTKIEIFEEGQKKVVKKVISQPANEEDIVAEENALNTSLFYDGKLVLDKEYTINITFYGLADKYAEFMQNRRDYSIIHFIIHTIFKEIIPKEKKGVFERVFRRIEELKKEDVHIRLNYIAGSFFNEIISNLDIIEKDEKNDSVLLMRDLDNISTLNYEGAKVTAKLIVISEKIKEKYINFIVKLQTPIPYSSYRTARKLLELSGDGIFVIGNHRMIFGLGKLKNFSEANRQNVEGQMLIVDFLNSLNYKISFINFISEEISTTVKDTEAIRWSYEESLIFGFQNKNLFLRESEFPEKELKLSLSRTFQKFLEEEGKEYGIVVDSMIDIVRLAAKQKKGTTVVVTKPETALKEIKRLSGQGIQIHKINFLNIDSEEEKEILINRLTSIDGAIYLDIYGSCYAVGMILDGLAVEGKGNSSRGARYNSAIRYQNLKNESVIIVISEDGMVDIIDRKSMLEDNKYKQPIEKVEELVIKENWITYQNKSRIDYLEGNFDAALQSINKAIELNINDAFSYNLRGSIYTGLKDYGEAIENYTKAIELDRENVDAYNSLGIVYKTIGHYEQALENYTRAIKLNPHYKYAYFNRGLVYTELKEYRKAIDEYLAAIEIDSRYTGAYNSLGNAYKNIGEYQKAIDAYTEAITLNPKYALPYNGRGNVYRDLEKYDKALEDYTKAIELDPKYATAYNNRGIFYKITKEYDKAMKDYTKAIEVDPKYAAAYYNRGITYRDIDKYEEAIEDYTKAIELDSKYIIAYNNRGAVYQEIKKYDKAIEDYTKAIELNPKYALAYKNRGTTYKSLGKLEQAEADFAKAAELDPRYKQKEY